A stretch of the Lolium perenne isolate Kyuss_39 chromosome 3, Kyuss_2.0, whole genome shotgun sequence genome encodes the following:
- the LOC127344887 gene encoding calcium-dependent protein kinase 2, producing the protein MGNCCPGSGDAEPAPAASASSDPSTRRSGASIKAGASPSSAPAQNKPPAPLGPVLGRPMEDVRSIYTIGKELGRGQFGVTSLCTHKATGEKFACKTIAKRKLSTKEDVEDVRREVQIMYHLAGQPNVVELKGAYEDKQSVHLVMELCAGGELFDRIIGKGKYTERAAASLLRTIVEIIHTCHSLGVIHRDLKPENFLLLSKEEDATLKATDFGLSVFFKQGEVFKDIVGSAYYIAPEVLKRSYGPEADIWSVGVILYILLCGVPPFWAESEHGIFNSILRGQVDFTSDPWPRISSGAKDLVRKMLNSDPKKRISAYDVLNHPWIKEDGEAPDTPLDNAVMNRLKQFRAMNQFKKAALRVIAGCLSEEEIRGLKEMFKSMDADNSGTITVDELRRGLSKEGTKLTEAEVEQLMEAADADGNGTIDYEEFITATMHMNRMDREEHLYTAFQYFDKDNSGCISKEELEQALREKGLLDGRDIKDIIAEVDADNDGRIDYSEFAAMMRKGNPEIPKKRRDVVL; encoded by the exons ATGGGTAACTGCTGCCCGGGTTCTGGGGATGCGGAGCCCGCCCCCGCCGCCTCCGCTTCCTCCGACCCATCCACCCGCCGCTCCGGCGCGTCCATCAAGGCCGGCGCGTCCCCCTCCTCGGCGCCCGCGCAGAACAAGCCGCCGGCCCCCCTCGGCCCCGTGCTCGGCCGCCCCATGGAGGACGTGCGCAGCATCTACACCATCGGCAAGGAGCTCGGCCGCGGCCAGTTCGGCGTGACCAGCCTCTGcacgcacaaggccacgggcgagAAGTTCGCCTGCAAGACCATCGCCAAGCGGAAGCTGTCCACCAAGGAGGACGTGGAGGACGTGCGGCGCGAGGTGCAGATCATGTACCACCTCGCCGGCCAGCCCAACGTGGTGGAGCTCAAGGGCGCATACGAGGACAAGCAGTCCGTGCACCTCGTCATGGAGCTCTGCGCCGGCGGGGAGCTCTTCGACCGGATCATCGGCAAGGGAAAGTACACGGAGCGCGCCGCCGCCTCGCTGCTCCGCACCATCGTCGAGATCATCCACACATGCCACTCCCTCGGCGTCATCCACCGCGACCTCAAGCCCGAGAACTTCCTACTCCTCAGCAAGGAAGAGGACGCCACGCTCAAGGCCACCGACTTCggcctctccgtcttcttcaagCAAGGGGAGGTGTTCAAGGACATCGTCGGCAGCGCCTACTACATCGCCCCGGAGGTCCTGAAGCGGAGCTACGGGCCTGAAGCGGACATCTGGAGCGTCGGCGTCATCCTATACATCCTTCTCTGCGGTGTTCCTCCCTTCTGGGCAG AATCGGAGCACGGCATCTTCAATTCCATCCTGCGGGGGCAAGTGGACTTCACCAGCGACCCGTGGCCGCGCATCTCGTCCGGCGCCAAGGACCTCGTCAGGAAGATGCTCAACTCTGACCCCAAGAAGAGAATTTCTGCCTACGATGTCCTCA ACCATCCTTGGATAAAGGAAGACGGCGAGGCGCCCGACACACCGCTGGACAATGCTGTCATGAACAGGCTCAAGCAGTTCAGGGCTATGAACCAGTTCAAGAAAGCAGCGCTAAGG GTCATCGCCGGATGCCTGTCAGAGGAAGAGATCAGGGGGCTGAAGGAGATGTTCAAGAGCATGGACGCCGACAACAGCGGGACGATCACCgtggacgaactccggcgaggtcTGTCCAAAGAGGGGACCAAGCTCACGGAGGCCGAAGTGGAGCAGCTCATGGAAGCC GCCGACGCGGACGGGAACGGCACGATCGACTACGAGGAGTTCATCACGGCGACGATGCACATGAACAGGATGGACAGGGAAGAGCACCTCTACACCGCGTTCCAGTACTTCGACAAGGACAACAGCGG CTGCATTTCCAAGGAGGAGCTCGAGCAGGCGCTGAGGGAGAAGGGACTCCTGGACGGCAGAGACATCAAGGACATCATAGCCGAGGTCGACGCCGACAAC GACGGAAGGATCGACTACAGCGAGTTCGCGGCGATGATGAGGAAAGGGAACCCGGAGATCCCCAAGAAGCGACGCGACGTCGTGCTATAG